A genomic stretch from Onychostoma macrolepis isolate SWU-2019 chromosome 02, ASM1243209v1, whole genome shotgun sequence includes:
- the egfra gene encoding epidermal growth factor receptor isoform X2, whose product MAGPTEIGLFFTLLLSWSFCATPEKKVCQGANNKLTLLGTVDDHYQILVKMYSNCTVVLENLEITYVTEKHDLSFLRSIQEVGGYVLIGINTAPRIPLENLRIIRGHSLYNFKYALAVLLNYNDSIGQGVNQLPLTSLTEILKGGIRFSSNNHLCNVETIQWTDILNIKSQPTNIELEPSTAERCKKCDRSCYNGSCWGPGPQNCQKMTKVICAEQCSGRCKGPKPIDCCNEHCAAGCTGPKPTDCLACKDFQDERTCKDACPRLMLYDPNTHQLAPNPDGKYSFGATCIKICPHNYVVTDHGACVRTCSPGTYEVDEGGVRKCKKCDGLCPKVCNGLGMGPLANVLSINASNIDSFENCTKISGGVAILTTTFNGDQHTKTPGLDPAKLNIFKTVKEITGYLVIQQWPKDMPSLGAFENLEVIRGRTKQQGAFSFAVTLTEITHFGLRSLREISDGDVVIAQNKDLCYTSPEHWKRLFKSKQQIAKMLGNADAGTCANQNSTCDEMCTNDGCWGPGPTMCFTCKHYTRKKHCVASCNLLAGEPREYEVNKTCADCDPECLLMNETLTCTGPGPDKCTVCANYKDGPHCVTRCPQGIPGEKDVLIWKYADAMRECQPCHENCTQGCTGPDLKDCKDFKGRHIKRKRTLRRLLQERELVEPLTPSGEAPNQALLRILKETEFKKIKVLGSGAFGTVYKGLWVPEGESVKIPVAIKVLREATSPKANQEILDEAYVMASVEHPHVCRLLGICLTSTVQLISQLMPYGCLLDYVRENKDNIGSQHLLNWCVQIAKGMNYLEERHLVHRDLAARNVLVKTPQHVKITDFGLAKLLNADEKEYHADGGKVPIKWMALESILHRTYTHQSDVWSYGVTVWELMTFGTKPYDGIPASEIAEVLEKGERLPQPPICTIDVYMIMVKCWMIDAESRPRFRELIAEFTKMARDPPRYLVIQGDDRMHLPSPSDSKFYRSLMSGELDEAVDADKYLVPNHSFFSSPSTSRTQLLHSVSLNSSIGNCHSRNGNGFPGRENSMVLRYIPDPTERFHEGDFQPAPGWNEYINQNESLMSSMTNPIYQHPGPPRTLPHSSSALDETEEEYLNCFKSPTAAAPPEYLNTSHMQLLSKQPFFSVQGFNPQNSMDNPDYQQDFCPLELKTHTNGHLPAAENAEYMGLEVH is encoded by the exons TGTGTCAGGGAGCGAACAACAAACTGACTCTTCTGGGAACAGTGGATGACCATTATCAGATTCTGGTAAAAATGTACAGCAACTGCACCGTCGTTCTGGAAAACCTGGAAATCACATACGTGACTGAAAAACATGACTTGTCCTTTCTCAGG AGCATCCAAGAAGTTGGTGGCTATGTTCTTATTGGGATCAACACGGCTCCTAGAATCCCTCTTGAGAATCTGCGCATCATCCGTGGCCACTCtctttataattttaaatatgctTTAGCTGTCCTCCTGAACTACAACGACAGCATCGGACAAGGCGTGAACCAGTTGCCACTGACTAGCTTAACTG AAATACTGAAGGGTGGAATAAGATTTTCCAGTAACAATCATTTATGTAACGTGGAGACCATCCAGTGGACTGACATTCTGAACATAAAGAGCCAGCCTACAAACATAGAGCTAGAACCAAGCACAGCAGAACGTT GTAAGAAGTGTGACCGGAGCTGTTACAATGGTTCCTGTTGGGGCCCTGGTCCCCAAAACTGCCAAAAAA TGACTAAGGTGATCTGTGCGGAGCAATGTTCAGGGAGGTGTAAGGGGCCCAAACCCATTGACTGCTGTAACGAACATTGTGCTGCTGGCTGCACTGGACCCAAACCCACCGACTGCCTG GCCTGTAAGGACTTCCAGGATGAGAGGACATGTAAGGACGCATGTCCACGGCTCATGCTCTACGACCCCAACACCCACCAGCTCGCTCCCAACCCTGATGGGAAATACAGTTTTGGGGCAACGTGCATCAAGATATGCCCAC acaaCTATGTCGTGACAGACCATGGGGCATGTGTAAGAACATGCAGCCCTGGCACCTATGAGGTGGATGAGGGTGGAGTTCGGAAATGTAAGAAGTGTGATGGCCTGTGTCCAAAAG TTTGCAATGGGCTGGGAATGGGGCCTCTGGCCAACGTCCTGTCAATCAATGCCAGCAACATTGATTCCTTTGAGAACTGCACAAAAATCAGCGGAGGTGTTGCGATTCTCACCACGACATTTAATGG TGACCAGCATACTAAAACTCCAGGACTGGACCCGGCCAAGCTCAACATATTCAAAACTGTAAAAGAAATCACTG GCTACCTGGTGATTCAGCAGTGGCCAAAAGACATGCCATCCCTCGGTGCCTTTGAAAACCTTGAGGTCATCCGTGGACGTACAAAACAGCA AGGTGCCTTCAGCTTTGCTGTCACCCTAACTGAAATCACACATTTCGGCCTGCGTTCTCTGAGGGAGATCAGTGACGGTGATGTGGTCATCGCTCAGAATAAGGATCTCTGCTACACCAGCCCTGAACACTGGAAACGCCTCTTCAAATCTAAACAACAGATTGCCAAAATGTTAGGAAATGCTGATGCTGGCACCTGCG CAAATCAGAACAGCACGTGTGATGAGATGTGCACAAATGATGGCTGCTGGGGTCCTGGTCCCACTATGTGCTTCACTTGTAAGCATTACACCCGTAAAAAACACTGTGTGGCTTCCTGCAACCTGCTGGCTGG tgaaCCACGTGAATATGAGGTCAATAAAACGTGTGCCGATTGCGACCCTGAATGTCTGCTCATGAATGAAACCCTGACCTGCACCGGCCCT GGACCCGACAAATGTACAGTTTGTGCAAACTACAAAGATGGGCCGCACTGTGTAACACGCTGCCCACAAGGCATACCTGGAGAGAAGGACGTACTAATTTGGAAATATGCTGACGCGATGCGAGAGTGCCAGCCCTGTCATGAGAACTGCACCCAGGG ATGTACTGGGCCTGATCTGAAAGACTGCAAAGATTTCAAAGG ACGGCACATCAAGAGGAAGAGAACTTTACGCCGACTCCTGCAAGAAAGAGAG CTAGTGGAGCCTCTGACCCCCAGCGGCGAAGCCCCCAACCAGGCCTTGCTGCGCATCCTCAAAGAGACAGAGTTCAAGAAAATCAAAGTGCTTGGGTCCGGAGCTTTCGGCACTGTGTATAAG GGCTTGTGGGTTCCAGAGGGAGAGAGTGTGAAGATCCCTGTTGCCATTAAGGTCTTACGAGAAGCCACGTCTCCCAAAGCGAACCAGGAGATCTTGGAT GAGGCCTATGTGATGGCGAGCGTTGAGCATCCTCATGTGTGTCGTCTGCTCGGCATCTGCTTGACCTCCACCGTCCAACTTATCTCTCAGTTGATGCCCTACGGCTGTTTGCTGGACTACGTCAGAGAAAACAAGGACAACATCGGCTCTCAACACCTGCTCAACTGGTGTGTGCAGATTGCTAAG GGCATGAATTACCTGGAAGAGCGCCATCTTGTGCACAGAGACTTGGCTGCTCGTAATGTGTTGGTAAAGACCCCTCAACATGTGAAGATCACTGATTTTGGCCTGGCCAAGCTGTTGAATGCCGATGAGAAGGAGTATCACGCAGATGGTGGAAAG GTGCCAATAAAATGGATGGCGCTGGAATCCATCCTGCACAGGACATACACCCACCAGAGTGACGTCTGGAGTTATG GTGTGACAGTCTGGGAACTGATGACATTTGGAACAAAACCCTATGATGGGATTCCTGCAAGTGAAATTGCTGAAGTTCTAGAGAAAGGAGAAAGACTTCCTCAACCTCCTATCTGCACCATTGACGTGTACATGATAATGGTCAAAT GTTGGATGATCGATGCAGAGAGCAGACCTCGCTTTAGGGAGCTCATCGCTGAGTTTACTAAAATGGCACGTGACCCGCCCCGCTATCTCGTCATTCAG GGTGATGATCGGATGCATTTACCCAGTCCTTCTGACTCCAAGTTCTACCGCAGTCTGATGAGTGGAGAGCTGGATGAAGCTGTGGATGCAGACAAGTATTTAGTGCCCAATCACAGCTTCTTCAGCAGCCCCAGCACCTCCCGCACACAGCTGCTCCATTCTGTG agtcTCAACAGCAGCATTGGGAACTGTCATAGCAGAAACGGG AATGGTTTCCCTGGAAGGGAGAACAGCATGGTTCTGCGTTACATCCCAGATCCGACAGAACGCTTCCACGAGGGAGACTTCCAGCCCGCTCCAGGTTGGAATG AATATATCAACCAGAATGAATCATTGATGTCCAGCATGACCAACCCAATATACCAACATCCCGGACCCCCCCGCACACTTCCGCACTCTTCATCAGCGCTGGACGAAACTGAGGAAGAGTATCTGAACTGCTTTAAGAGCCCCACTGCTGCCGCCCCACCTGAGTATCTGAACACGTCCCACATGCAGCTCCTCTCCAAACAGCCGTTCTTCAGCGTACAGGGCTTCAACCCCCAGAACAGCATGGACAACCCAGACTACCAGCAGGACTTCTGCCCCCTGGAGCTCAAAACACACACCAACGGCCACTTGCCGGCTGCGGAAAATGCAGAATACATGGGGCTGGAAGTGCACTAG
- the egfra gene encoding epidermal growth factor receptor isoform X1 gives MAGPTEIGLFFTLLLSWSFCATPEKKVCQGANNKLTLLGTVDDHYQILVKMYSNCTVVLENLEITYVTEKHDLSFLRSIQEVGGYVLIGINTAPRIPLENLRIIRGHSLYNFKYALAVLLNYNDSIGQGVNQLPLTSLTEILKGGIRFSSNNHLCNVETIQWTDILNIKSQPTNIELEPSTAERCKKCDRSCYNGSCWGPGPQNCQKMTKVICAEQCSGRCKGPKPIDCCNEHCAAGCTGPKPTDCLACKDFQDERTCKDACPRLMLYDPNTHQLAPNPDGKYSFGATCIKICPHNYVVTDHGACVRTCSPGTYEVDEGGVRKCKKCDGLCPKVCNGLGMGPLANVLSINASNIDSFENCTKISGGVAILTTTFNGDQHTKTPGLDPAKLNIFKTVKEITGYLVIQQWPKDMPSLGAFENLEVIRGRTKQQGAFSFAVTLTEITHFGLRSLREISDGDVVIAQNKDLCYTSPEHWKRLFKSKQQIAKMLGNADAGTCANQNSTCDEMCTNDGCWGPGPTMCFTCKHYTRKKHCVASCNLLAGEPREYEVNKTCADCDPECLLMNETLTCTGPGPDKCTVCANYKDGPHCVTRCPQGIPGEKDVLIWKYADAMRECQPCHENCTQGCTGPDLKDCKDFKGSGLPMIAAGVVGGLLAFVILGLGVAVFLRRRHIKRKRTLRRLLQERELVEPLTPSGEAPNQALLRILKETEFKKIKVLGSGAFGTVYKGLWVPEGESVKIPVAIKVLREATSPKANQEILDEAYVMASVEHPHVCRLLGICLTSTVQLISQLMPYGCLLDYVRENKDNIGSQHLLNWCVQIAKGMNYLEERHLVHRDLAARNVLVKTPQHVKITDFGLAKLLNADEKEYHADGGKVPIKWMALESILHRTYTHQSDVWSYGVTVWELMTFGTKPYDGIPASEIAEVLEKGERLPQPPICTIDVYMIMVKCWMIDAESRPRFRELIAEFTKMARDPPRYLVIQGDDRMHLPSPSDSKFYRSLMSGELDEAVDADKYLVPNHSFFSSPSTSRTQLLHSVSLNSSIGNCHSRNGNGFPGRENSMVLRYIPDPTERFHEGDFQPAPGWNEYINQNESLMSSMTNPIYQHPGPPRTLPHSSSALDETEEEYLNCFKSPTAAAPPEYLNTSHMQLLSKQPFFSVQGFNPQNSMDNPDYQQDFCPLELKTHTNGHLPAAENAEYMGLEVH, from the exons TGTGTCAGGGAGCGAACAACAAACTGACTCTTCTGGGAACAGTGGATGACCATTATCAGATTCTGGTAAAAATGTACAGCAACTGCACCGTCGTTCTGGAAAACCTGGAAATCACATACGTGACTGAAAAACATGACTTGTCCTTTCTCAGG AGCATCCAAGAAGTTGGTGGCTATGTTCTTATTGGGATCAACACGGCTCCTAGAATCCCTCTTGAGAATCTGCGCATCATCCGTGGCCACTCtctttataattttaaatatgctTTAGCTGTCCTCCTGAACTACAACGACAGCATCGGACAAGGCGTGAACCAGTTGCCACTGACTAGCTTAACTG AAATACTGAAGGGTGGAATAAGATTTTCCAGTAACAATCATTTATGTAACGTGGAGACCATCCAGTGGACTGACATTCTGAACATAAAGAGCCAGCCTACAAACATAGAGCTAGAACCAAGCACAGCAGAACGTT GTAAGAAGTGTGACCGGAGCTGTTACAATGGTTCCTGTTGGGGCCCTGGTCCCCAAAACTGCCAAAAAA TGACTAAGGTGATCTGTGCGGAGCAATGTTCAGGGAGGTGTAAGGGGCCCAAACCCATTGACTGCTGTAACGAACATTGTGCTGCTGGCTGCACTGGACCCAAACCCACCGACTGCCTG GCCTGTAAGGACTTCCAGGATGAGAGGACATGTAAGGACGCATGTCCACGGCTCATGCTCTACGACCCCAACACCCACCAGCTCGCTCCCAACCCTGATGGGAAATACAGTTTTGGGGCAACGTGCATCAAGATATGCCCAC acaaCTATGTCGTGACAGACCATGGGGCATGTGTAAGAACATGCAGCCCTGGCACCTATGAGGTGGATGAGGGTGGAGTTCGGAAATGTAAGAAGTGTGATGGCCTGTGTCCAAAAG TTTGCAATGGGCTGGGAATGGGGCCTCTGGCCAACGTCCTGTCAATCAATGCCAGCAACATTGATTCCTTTGAGAACTGCACAAAAATCAGCGGAGGTGTTGCGATTCTCACCACGACATTTAATGG TGACCAGCATACTAAAACTCCAGGACTGGACCCGGCCAAGCTCAACATATTCAAAACTGTAAAAGAAATCACTG GCTACCTGGTGATTCAGCAGTGGCCAAAAGACATGCCATCCCTCGGTGCCTTTGAAAACCTTGAGGTCATCCGTGGACGTACAAAACAGCA AGGTGCCTTCAGCTTTGCTGTCACCCTAACTGAAATCACACATTTCGGCCTGCGTTCTCTGAGGGAGATCAGTGACGGTGATGTGGTCATCGCTCAGAATAAGGATCTCTGCTACACCAGCCCTGAACACTGGAAACGCCTCTTCAAATCTAAACAACAGATTGCCAAAATGTTAGGAAATGCTGATGCTGGCACCTGCG CAAATCAGAACAGCACGTGTGATGAGATGTGCACAAATGATGGCTGCTGGGGTCCTGGTCCCACTATGTGCTTCACTTGTAAGCATTACACCCGTAAAAAACACTGTGTGGCTTCCTGCAACCTGCTGGCTGG tgaaCCACGTGAATATGAGGTCAATAAAACGTGTGCCGATTGCGACCCTGAATGTCTGCTCATGAATGAAACCCTGACCTGCACCGGCCCT GGACCCGACAAATGTACAGTTTGTGCAAACTACAAAGATGGGCCGCACTGTGTAACACGCTGCCCACAAGGCATACCTGGAGAGAAGGACGTACTAATTTGGAAATATGCTGACGCGATGCGAGAGTGCCAGCCCTGTCATGAGAACTGCACCCAGGG ATGTACTGGGCCTGATCTGAAAGACTGCAAAGATTTCAAAGG TTCGGGTTTGCCCATGATTGCCGCTGGTGTGGTTGGAGGTCTGCTGGCGTTTGTTATCCTGGGTCTAGGAGTTGCTGTTTTTCTGCGCAGACGGCACATCAAGAGGAAGAGAACTTTACGCCGACTCCTGCAAGAAAGAGAG CTAGTGGAGCCTCTGACCCCCAGCGGCGAAGCCCCCAACCAGGCCTTGCTGCGCATCCTCAAAGAGACAGAGTTCAAGAAAATCAAAGTGCTTGGGTCCGGAGCTTTCGGCACTGTGTATAAG GGCTTGTGGGTTCCAGAGGGAGAGAGTGTGAAGATCCCTGTTGCCATTAAGGTCTTACGAGAAGCCACGTCTCCCAAAGCGAACCAGGAGATCTTGGAT GAGGCCTATGTGATGGCGAGCGTTGAGCATCCTCATGTGTGTCGTCTGCTCGGCATCTGCTTGACCTCCACCGTCCAACTTATCTCTCAGTTGATGCCCTACGGCTGTTTGCTGGACTACGTCAGAGAAAACAAGGACAACATCGGCTCTCAACACCTGCTCAACTGGTGTGTGCAGATTGCTAAG GGCATGAATTACCTGGAAGAGCGCCATCTTGTGCACAGAGACTTGGCTGCTCGTAATGTGTTGGTAAAGACCCCTCAACATGTGAAGATCACTGATTTTGGCCTGGCCAAGCTGTTGAATGCCGATGAGAAGGAGTATCACGCAGATGGTGGAAAG GTGCCAATAAAATGGATGGCGCTGGAATCCATCCTGCACAGGACATACACCCACCAGAGTGACGTCTGGAGTTATG GTGTGACAGTCTGGGAACTGATGACATTTGGAACAAAACCCTATGATGGGATTCCTGCAAGTGAAATTGCTGAAGTTCTAGAGAAAGGAGAAAGACTTCCTCAACCTCCTATCTGCACCATTGACGTGTACATGATAATGGTCAAAT GTTGGATGATCGATGCAGAGAGCAGACCTCGCTTTAGGGAGCTCATCGCTGAGTTTACTAAAATGGCACGTGACCCGCCCCGCTATCTCGTCATTCAG GGTGATGATCGGATGCATTTACCCAGTCCTTCTGACTCCAAGTTCTACCGCAGTCTGATGAGTGGAGAGCTGGATGAAGCTGTGGATGCAGACAAGTATTTAGTGCCCAATCACAGCTTCTTCAGCAGCCCCAGCACCTCCCGCACACAGCTGCTCCATTCTGTG agtcTCAACAGCAGCATTGGGAACTGTCATAGCAGAAACGGG AATGGTTTCCCTGGAAGGGAGAACAGCATGGTTCTGCGTTACATCCCAGATCCGACAGAACGCTTCCACGAGGGAGACTTCCAGCCCGCTCCAGGTTGGAATG AATATATCAACCAGAATGAATCATTGATGTCCAGCATGACCAACCCAATATACCAACATCCCGGACCCCCCCGCACACTTCCGCACTCTTCATCAGCGCTGGACGAAACTGAGGAAGAGTATCTGAACTGCTTTAAGAGCCCCACTGCTGCCGCCCCACCTGAGTATCTGAACACGTCCCACATGCAGCTCCTCTCCAAACAGCCGTTCTTCAGCGTACAGGGCTTCAACCCCCAGAACAGCATGGACAACCCAGACTACCAGCAGGACTTCTGCCCCCTGGAGCTCAAAACACACACCAACGGCCACTTGCCGGCTGCGGAAAATGCAGAATACATGGGGCTGGAAGTGCACTAG